TAGCCGCCTGCCTGATCGGCATAGACCGGTATGCCCGCTTCGCGCAGCGCCTCCTGCAGGACTTCGACCTTGCCGCGCACCGAACGGAGCAGCACCACGATATCGCGCCAGGCCAGCGGCCGGTACTCTTTGCTCTCTTTATCGAAGACCCAGTGTTCCTGGGCCATCAGCTGACTGATGCGCCGTGCGATCGTGCGCGCCTCCGCAGCGAAGGCGTCGTCCTCCTCTTCCGCCTCCGGCGAAGACTGCAGCGCGCGTTCGAGCAGCATCACTTCCACCGGCCCGGCAAGCCCTTTGCCGGGCGGTTCGGGATAGGACGCGCCCGGATTGAGATGTTCCGCCGGGCCATATTCGAGTTCCGTCACCGCAGGCGTCAAAAGCTGCGAAAAGACCTGGTTCACCGCCGCCAGTACGCCGTCGCGGCTGCGGAAATTCTGCGCCAGATCAATCCGTTTGCCATCGGTGCGTCCCGGATAACCGCGATATTTTTCCAGAAACAGTTCCGGTTCCGCGAGTCGGAAGCGGTAGATGCTCTGTTTTACATCGCCGACCGCAAAAAGATTCGGCGCGTCGCGCCGCACCAGAAGTTGCAGGATGCCTTCCTGCACGCCATTCGTGTCCTGGTACTCGTCGACCATGACCTCTTCATATTTCTCCTGTAATGCCAGCGCGACTGCGGACGGCGTCTCGTCCTGCGGCGAAGCGCCGTCTTGGCGGAGCACCTGCAGGCAAAGATGTTCGAGATCGCTGAAATCGACCAGTCCTTTTTCCTGTTTCACACGACTGAACGCGACGGAAAAATCAATCACGAGCGTCGAAAGCGCGCTTACCTGCGGTTCGACCAAAGCCAGATCCGCCAACAGTTCTTCCTGACTGCGCCCAAAGAGCTGCGTCTTCCATTCTTCCAGCTTGTCCTTGCAGCGCTTGCGCTGCTGCTGGACGAGCTTCTTATCTTCTTCTGCCGCCTCTTTGACGCTCGGCAGCCGCGCGAACGAGACCGCCTTCAGCCCCTGTTCCAATGCACGCCAACTGCCAAGGGACTCTCTCAGTTCATCGAGCGCCTTACCGTCCTCTTCGAGGATCCGCACATACCCTTCCGGCAATTGCGGCTCGTCGGCCAGCGCCGCGCCCGCTTCGCGCAGTGCGCCCAGTTCAAGCGCCACCTTCTCCCTGAGCAACGCCCCCCAGGGCGTATCGTCGACGCCCTGTCCCGCGTCGCTATGAAATGCGCGCGGCAGGTTTTCCAGCCACTCCTTCGGCCAGGCATGGCTACGCGAGAATTCGTACAGATCGAGAACCAGACGATAAAGCGGTTCATCATCGCGTTCGCCGCCATAATGCTCGACCAGCGTGAGGAAACCTTCTTCCGCCGCCGCGTATTTTTCTTCACACAACGCCTCTAAGACATCCTGGCGCAGTAGTTCCATCTCCGCTTCACTGCCGACACGGAACGACGGATCGAGGTCGAGTCGATGAAAATGCTGGCGGATCACGCTTTGGCAAAATCCGTGCAGCGTGGAAATAGAAGCCGAACCGAGCAGCGCCAACTGACGCTCGACGTGACGATCGCCGCCTTTTTCCTGCAGCACGCGCTGCAGCGCCGCGCCAATCCGTTCGCGCATCTCCGCGGCCGCGGCACTGGTGAACGTCACCACCAGGAGGCGATCGACGTCTAGCGGTTCTTTTTCATCGAGCAGACGTTGGATGATACGTTCCACCAAGACCGACGTCTTGCCGGATCCGGCAGCAGCCGCCACCAGAATGTTGCAGCCGCGCGTCTCAATCGCCGCGCGCTGCGCTTTTGACCAGCTCATCGGTCTTCACCGTCCTTTTCTTCCATCTCTTTCCCTGCTGCTGCCGGCGTCGGGACCTGTTCGGCCAAACGGCGGTAGCGATTTTCCGGCAGACGCTGATCGAACTGGCAGACGCTGTCGTAAGGGCAATAGCCGCACGGCGTCGCATCGCCCAACTGATAAGGACTGATCGCGATATCTCCCTGCAGAATCTGCTGGGCGGTCTCCACCACCAGGCTCTCGACATGCGCCAACCAGGCGGTGAATTCTTCCTCGCTCTTCACATATGGCAGGCAGTCGGCATAAAAGCTGCCGTCCGCTTTCAGCGCAAGCTTTAAGAATTCGGAGCGTCCCTGCATCGCGCCGTCCAGCAAATTGACCACCTCGGGCTCCGCCACGACCCAACCCGGCATCTTCAGCATCTGATTGAGCTGGCGTTCGATTTCCGCCGCCGCCAGCGGGCCGTCGCCGCTGAGCGACGGGCTGCGCAGAAAATAATAGAGCACGCCCGCAGGCAGACTCTCCGGATAGGCGCGCAAGGCGACCAGCAAGTAGGTCAGGAGCTGCAGGCGCAGGCCATGATAAACATCCGCAGGCTTGATCCACGCGCCGCCGGATTTATAATCGATGACTAGCAGAAATTGCTGCCCGTCGGTCTTCGCTCGGGCCACGTCCAAACGGTCGATCTGCCCGACGACCTCGAGCGCCACATCGCCGGAGAGCATGTAAACGAGCGGCGGAAAGCTGTCCGGCCCCGAGCCGAATGATTTTTCCAGCGCCGCCGGTTTGAAGCTGCTGACCCGGTCGAATTCGACCAGGCGGCGGACGGCGCGTTCGACGGTGCGCGTCAGGCGCTGCAGCAAATGACGGTGCCGCCCGCTGCTGAAGAGAATCTCATTTTGCAGGCGCGGCGCAAGCTCTTCCACGATTTTGCCGACCAGCGCGCCGCATTCCTCTTCCTGCACGCTGCCCCAATCGCGCTTTTCCGCCTGGAGCTGTAAGCCGAAATTCTTCAGCGCGGCATGGAAGAACTGCCCGAGATCGGGCGCTGCCAGCTTGAAGACCTGGCGTTCCTTCAATTTAAGTCCATAGCGGGCAAAATGCTGGAATGGACAGCTGCGGAACGACTCGAAGCGGGTAACGCTGCCGCGCAGGCGACGCCCGCTTTCCATATAGAGCGGCCGCGCCTGCTCTTTTGTCAGCGCCTCCGCCTCATTGCGGTAGAACAAACCCGCCAGGGCCTGACGCAGCGGGCGCTGCATCTCTTGCTTCGGAAGCGCCCAATTATAAACATCGCGCCACAGTGCGCCGAGTTCTTCGCCTTCCAGGCAGGCGCGCAGTGCGCCGCCCATCGCGGATATCGCGCGCTGCGGCTGTTCGACATAGCTAAGCGCCGCTTCCCCTATCGCTTCGGCAGGCAACGCTAAGAGCGGCACACCGCTTATTTGACGCAGGCGAGCGATCAGCGGCGACGGAGCAAGACCTTTGCCCTCTTCATCAGAAAGCGGATAACTGAGGCAGACGCGATGGCTGGCTCGCGTCAATGCGGTATAAACCAGAAACTGCTCGGCAAACACATCGCCCTGAACGCCCGTCCCCAGTTCCAGCCCCGCATCGAGCAGCACGGCGCGCTCGGCATCGCTGAGCAGACCTTCCCCCTTGCTGCGCATCGGCAGGACCCCTTCGTTGACACCCGGCACATAAGCGACCTTCAGGTTGGTCAGGCTCGTTTCTTCGAGCGAAACGACGGTCACATAATCAAGGCCCGGCGGGATCAGACTGAGGCGCATCGCCTCCAAGCCGTCACCGACCAGCGCCGCGTATTCTTCAAGGTTCATCGCCTGTTCGCCGCAGGTCTCGACCAATTGCTCGAGCAATTCCACGACATGTTCCCAAAGTTGCCGGTGTTCGAGCGCTTCTTCCAACCGCCCGTCACTTTCGGCGCGATCGGCCCATGCGATAAGCGTTTCCGCAACATTGAGCGTTTCCAGCAAACCGTACAGCGCCTCCGTCCGTTCCGCGACTGTGGCCGCTTTGCCCATCGCCGCGTCGAAACGTCCGAGCGGCGCAGCCGCCAGAAGGCGAATCCGGTTCAGTTCCAACAAGTATTCCGCACGATCTTCGTCCAGTTCCCGATCCTCGTCAAGCGAAAGACGACGCCAAAACGTCCAGCCCTCTTCCCCCAGCCAACGCTGCCGACCCTGGATGCCAAATTCCAGGACATAATTTTCGAGCCGGTCGATCTCATCGCGACACGGCGCAAAGAAATCGGTCTTAAAGCAGCGAAACAGCGCTTCATAGTGCCAGCGCCCCACCGCTTCAAGCGCCGAACGCAGCAATTCCGCAAGCGGATGATGCACCGGACAGCGCTTGCGGTCGCTGAAGAAAGGGATCTCAAAATCGCCCAGCACGCGTTCCACGAGATCGCCGTATGCGTTGCTGTCGCGCAGCAAGATGCCAATTTCGCGCCAGCGCAGGTTTTCTTCGCGGCACAAACGCCGGATATCGCGCGCCATCGCCTCGACTTCGCCGCGCCGGTTCACCGCTTCGCTCAGCCTCAGGGCGTCAAGCCCGCCTCCTGTCCATTTTTCGAGCGGCATTTGCCAGAAACGGCGCTCCAGATGCGCCAAAAGCGGCGCTGCCGCGAAGCGCCCTGCCGACGTCAGCTCGATTTCTTCGACTTCGCAGCCGATGCGCGCGGCCAGCATTCTTAGCTTGCGCCGCGTATTCCACTGCCGGTGAAAGAGCGACGTTTCCGACGCATGCTCGGGCGAATCCGCCTGATCGAGGCATAGCGTGACCGTCACCTGGCGCGCGGTCTTCAGCATCGCTTCGATTACCGCCATCTCCTGCGGGTTGAACCAAGTCAGGCCGTCCAGCCATACTTCACTCTCACGCAGCAACGTCGAGCGATCGATATTCTCGGCTACCAGCGTCAGATAATCTTCCGGATCGCTGTAACTCTCCCGGAGAAAATCGCGCAGTTCACCATAGAGCAGCGCCAGATCCTGCAACTTATCACCCAGCGGATGGCCGTCCCATTTTTCCGCCGCTGCACCAAGCGCTTCCGGCGTCAGGTTGTACGACTTCATTTCGCGAATCAGGCCAAGCAGCGTATCCGGAAAACTGCGCTGTGCAGCCGCCTGCTGAAAGACCTTGAGACGCGCCCTTTCTTCGCGCAGCAGACGCCCGACGATCAAGCGCTTGCCGAGCTCGGTGACCTGCGGTCGTACGATGCCGCCCGCTTCCTGCAGCACACGATGCGCCAGACGGCGAAAGCCAAACACATAGGCGCGGACAAAACCGCCGAGGTCCGGCGTCGCCGCCAGTTCTTTCTCTACCTGGAAGGTGGCATGTTCCGGCAGGATCAATAAGAGCGGATAACCTTGCGGCTCTCGCCGCAAACGTTCGCGTATCTCTTCCAGGCAGCGTTCGGTCTTTCCCGCGCCGGCCCGGCCCATGACAATGCGTAATTTCATTCTCGTTTCCTCCCCACACGACTACAAAGGATTCTATGTAGCATTCGCGTTAAGCGCGGCAAATTCCTTGCTCCTCCCCGGCGCAGCGAAGCAGTGTGCGTCTTATTTAACTTCTTTCTAATTAATGTTCCTTTTTTAACCTTGACTCTTTCCACTCACGGCACTATAATTTACTGGCAGATACTATTTAAATAAACAAAAGGCAAACTGCCCGAAAGAGCAGGACGCAAAGCTATGGGTCTACGGACGTACGTCTACGACTGCCAAGCCGCCGTAACTGCGCACGTAACGCAAGATCAGACAGGCCTCGGCGTGTCTTTATTTATATTTCTGCGACAAGATTCCGATTCCATATTTTTAGGAGGCAAGACATGTTTTTAAACAAACTGACCGATTCACTGCAGCGAAGACTGATTTTACTGCTGGTACTCTTCGCGCTGCTGCCGGCTGCCGTAACCGGCATCGCAGCCAGCTACCTCAGCGCCAGCCAGGCGCGCCAATCGTTCTCGCAAAGCAACGCGATGGCCGCCAAACAGCTGAGCGACCAGCTCGAACAAAAACTGACCGACGCCAAGGGTCTGATGCTGACGACCGCAGCCGCGATCGGACGCGCGAACAGCGGACGTCCTTTGGATGCCGCCGTGATTCAGGCCACGCTTTTGGAAATGCAAAAAGCGAATCCGCAGTTCGAATTGATCTATGCCAACGACACGACCGGCATGCAGATCGCGAAGACGTCCGGCCAACTGCGCAACCAATTCGGCCGTCCCGGCTTCACGACGACGATGCAGGGCAAAACCTTCTTCACCGATTCGTACATCTCCGTGTCCACCCAATCACCGACAATCACCGTCTACACGCCGCTGCGCGATAATCGCGGCAACATCATCGGCACGCTCGGCGCCGACATCAGCCTGGCTTCCGTCGCCGAAATGGCAAGCGACATCAAGATCGGCAAGACCGGTTACGTCGATGTTGTCGACAGCAAAGGCATCTTAATCGCCCATCCTGATATGGAACGCGTCAAGAAAAGTGACGCAGTCGGCGACGCCCCCTACGTCGCCGATCTGCTGCAAGGGCACCGCGGAGAAAAGAGCGTGACCGCAACCACCGGCGTCCCGGCTTTGGCCGCGTATGCACCGGTTGAGCAATACGGCTGGGGCGTTATCACCTACCTGCCGGAAACCGAAATCCGCAAGGCCATCCTGACGTCTTTGGCCACTACCGCCTTCCTGACGCTGCTGGCCGTACTTCTGGCCGCTGCGACCGCGTATTTTGCGGCGCGCAACATCACCGTCCCCCTCGCTTCGCTGGCAAACAGTGCCCAGCTTCTCGCCTCCGGCGACCTGAGCCACTCGATTACCATTCAAGGCGTACGTGAGATCCGTGATTTGGGAACCTCGCTGCAAGCGATGGAAAACTCCTTCCGCGCCATACTGCAGAGCATTACCGCTTCCGCCGAACAGGTCGCGGCTTCTTCGGAAGAATTGACCGCGCATGCCGAGCAGTCTTCGCAAACCTCGCATAGCGTCGCAAACTCGATCACGCAGGTAGCCGCCGATTCCGAACGTCAGATGACGGCCGTGGAAGAAGCCTCGCGCATCGTCCAGACGATGTCGGACAACATCCGCCAGATCGCACAAAATTCGAACGATGTCGCCTCTTCGTCCGACCGCACCGCGACGCTGGCCCGCCAGGGCGGCAGCGCGGTCGACAGCGCGGTCAATCAGATGCAGTCGATTCAAAGTTCGGTCAGCGCAACCTCGCAGATCGTCACCCAGCTTGGCGCCCGTTCGCAGGAAATCGGCCAAATCGTCGATACGATCGCCGGCCTGGCCAGCCAGACCAATCTGCTGGCTCTGAACGCCGCGATCGAAGCGGCGCGCGCCGGTGAACAGGGCCGCGGTTTTGCGGTCGTCGCCGAAGAGGTGCGTAAACTGGCTGAGCAATCCGCCTTGGCTGCCAAGCAAATTTCTACGCTGATCGCCGGTATTCAGCAGGAAACCGCCGAAGCAGTCACCGCAATGGATGCCGGCACGAAAGAAGTTTCGGTCGGCACCGAAGTTGTGAGCAAAGCGGGTTCTTCCTTCCTCGAAATCGTCAACGCGGTCGATCAGATGTCCGCTCAGGTTCAGGGCATCAGCGCCGCAATCCAGGAACTGGCCAGCGGCAGCACGCAGATGGTCCATACGATCAGCGATATCGAAAGCGCCAGCCAGGCTACTGCGAGTCAGGCGCAAAGCGTCTCGGCCGCCACGCAGCAACAGTCGGCATCGGTACAGGAAATCTCGCACGCCAGCCTCGATCTGGCCCGCATGGCCGAAGCGCTGCAGGAAGCCGTGCACCGGTTCCGGATGTAAAAACGCATTGAACCACAGGTGCCTTCGGCACCACAGAAGTCGCATTGCGCCTTACCAGTCTCCAAAACCATTAAATCGCGCCGCGATTTCCGTGGCGGCAAAGCCGCCTGTGGTTCACAAGCCGCAAGCATTTCCACCCTTCCAAGAAAAAGAGGTCGCTTTAACCCCAACGGGTTGAAGCGACCTCTTTGTTATTATGAAATGGCGCTCTGTTCTTCGCGCACCGGTTTGGCCAGTTTGGGCCGGATCGATTCACCGCAGAACGCGGCGATCAGGTCGACCGTCAGGCGAGCCGTGGCATCGCCCTGTTCTAAAAGCGGATTGACTTCGACGAATTCTGCCGAAACCAATTTTTCGCAACGCCCCAGCATTTGAACAGCCAGTAGGCTGTCGATATAAGAAATGCCTCCCGGCACCGGCGTACCAACGCCGGGAATTTCCTGCGGGTCGATGCCGTCCACATCGAAGCTGAGATGAATGCCGTCGCACTTTCGCGCCAGAAATTCAACCGCTTCTTCGATGACGCGCGCAATACCCAGGCGTTTGACGTCGGATGGGTCATAGACTCGAATGTTTCGTTCCTTGATCAGCGCAACCTCACCGGGGTCAAGATCACGCGCGCCGATCAGCACGATATTTTCTGCCTTGACTTTTTCGCGAAAACCGCCGACATTGACCAGTTCGCGGTTGCCAAGCCCCATTGAGGCCGCCAGAGGCATGCCGTGAACGTTGCCGCTCGGCGACGTTTCCGGCGTGTTCATGTCGGCATGCGCATCATACCAGATGACGCCCAAGTTTTTCACTTGGCTGGCGACTCCGGCAAGACTACCGATCGCAATGCTGTGATCGCCGCCTAAGACCAGCGGAAACCGCTCCTGCTTTAGAATATCCGAAACCTTTGCCGCCAAGCGTTCGCTCGACTTGGCAATGGTCTTCACATTTTTACTGCTTTCCCCCACGGTTTTGAACTGACCGGCAAAACCGACAGGCACATTGCCCTCGTCTTCCACCGTCAGACCCAATTGCCGCAGCCGGTCTGCCAGACCCGCCGTACGCATCGTCGATGGACCCAGATTGGTCCCAAATTTGGTTTGTCCCAGCCACATGGGCATGCCGAGAATCGATACATCTTTTTTCATGACTCGGAATATCACCACCTTTATATATTTACAAGCATGGACTTTATTGTACACCAATGGAAGACACGTCGCAATGCTTTTTTTCTGATAAAAGCATCGAATCTCCTCTTTTTTTCACAGCTCTTTTTCCCTTGCCTCATCAAGGGGCATCTCTGTTTTTCCCCTGTTCTTTCTTTGCAGTAATCCTCCCTGAAATGCGTTTCTTTTTATCCACCCCAAACGGATTTATCTTATTTTTATGTAACACTCTTGCATAAATTCACTAACAAGACTTTTTCACTCACTCGCCCATAAGTCGCATTTCGCCCTCATACTAACGCAAACGGCGTCTGAACGCGATTTCGTTCAGACGCCGACGGTAATTTTATTCAAGTGCGAATGATTTTTCAAATTCTTCGGCCCAGGCGGCAAATTCTGCGATCACCTTGCGCTGCGCCTGCGTCATCTCCTGTTCCTGCAACGCGCGTAGCTGCGTGATGCCGCATCCTTCTCGCCATAGCGCGATGAACTGTTTCCTATTTTGCCACTTCGTCTCATGCTGTGCTATCGGAACAGCCTTAGCTAGGTTCATAAAACATTTCCACTCCAACCGCTGCGGCTGCGGCCGCAGCTCGTTTGCCAAAGCCAACTCCGCCAAACAGCGCGAGACTCTGGCCGCCAACCCTTTTTCCGCCAAGGACATCCACGGCGCCTCCTTTCTTTTATGAACTGACGGATAGTTATTCGAAAAATTAAAAGAAACGATAACACGAAGAAACGAAGCGGGCCGATCGTATCGGCCCGGCAGGAAGAACAGCAGCAGGCTTAAAAAATTCTTCTCTTCCCCTCTTCGACTCTTCGTGTAAAAACGTCCCACTTGATTTCGTTTTGCCGACAGTCACGAAAGCCGGCCGAAAACGGCCGGCTCTTTTCTATTTATTCTGTTGCTTGCCCCAGGAATCCTTGAGGCTGACGATGCGGTGAAAGACCGGCTTGCCGGGTTTGCTGACCTTCGCATCCAGGCAGAAATA
The Azotosporobacter soli DNA segment above includes these coding regions:
- the addA gene encoding helicase-exonuclease AddAB subunit AddA translates to MSWSKAQRAAIETRGCNILVAAAAGSGKTSVLVERIIQRLLDEKEPLDVDRLLVVTFTSAAAAEMRERIGAALQRVLQEKGGDRHVERQLALLGSASISTLHGFCQSVIRQHFHRLDLDPSFRVGSEAEMELLRQDVLEALCEEKYAAAEEGFLTLVEHYGGERDDEPLYRLVLDLYEFSRSHAWPKEWLENLPRAFHSDAGQGVDDTPWGALLREKVALELGALREAGAALADEPQLPEGYVRILEEDGKALDELRESLGSWRALEQGLKAVSFARLPSVKEAAEEDKKLVQQQRKRCKDKLEEWKTQLFGRSQEELLADLALVEPQVSALSTLVIDFSVAFSRVKQEKGLVDFSDLEHLCLQVLRQDGASPQDETPSAVALALQEKYEEVMVDEYQDTNGVQEGILQLLVRRDAPNLFAVGDVKQSIYRFRLAEPELFLEKYRGYPGRTDGKRIDLAQNFRSRDGVLAAVNQVFSQLLTPAVTELEYGPAEHLNPGASYPEPPGKGLAGPVEVMLLERALQSSPEAEEEDDAFAAEARTIARRISQLMAQEHWVFDKESKEYRPLAWRDIVVLLRSVRGKVEVLQEALREAGIPVYADQAGGYFAEPEIKIMLALLNVIDNPRQDIALAAVLRSPLANFTAEELAAIRLLKPGEPLWAALLEAGKAPHDVLGARAHDLVARIDAWRNLSRCQGVPDLIWQIYRDTGYYDVVAGMPGGALRQANLRALYDRARQYETTNFRGLFRFLRFIQRMQESGADLAVARTLGESENVVRVMSIHKSKGLEFPVVIVADLGKSFNLMDTRQTMLCHKKLGVGPYVTQPELRYKYTNLARLAIAHKLVLETKAEELRILYVAMTRAREKLILIGSVKKLAERLDLWSRQGRQPGVLLSDGVLAGAGCFLDWLGPILSRRAFGLKAFSDEYWQVLLPERILADARDDAADGIDQIAVIKAGQALRPGGFESEVARALDWEYAQALVVDKPAKLSVTEIKRRYDLEQQADAEKLFKAKSVAKRPAFVQAVRKMSAVEYGIMMHSVMQNLRLEEKLDANVIATQLEEMTLRQLLSEEQAAQVDAASVAAFFASPLGHRLLAAKQVERELPFSIVLPAQRFYPEVKDPAETIFVQGVIDALFFEEDGLVLLDYKTDQVKDAQALREKYALQLSLYAEAVSRILKKPVKETYVYAFAAQEVVRCG
- the addB gene encoding helicase-exonuclease AddAB subunit AddB; amino-acid sequence: MKLRIVMGRAGAGKTERCLEEIRERLRREPQGYPLLLILPEHATFQVEKELAATPDLGGFVRAYVFGFRRLAHRVLQEAGGIVRPQVTELGKRLIVGRLLREERARLKVFQQAAAQRSFPDTLLGLIREMKSYNLTPEALGAAAEKWDGHPLGDKLQDLALLYGELRDFLRESYSDPEDYLTLVAENIDRSTLLRESEVWLDGLTWFNPQEMAVIEAMLKTARQVTVTLCLDQADSPEHASETSLFHRQWNTRRKLRMLAARIGCEVEEIELTSAGRFAAAPLLAHLERRFWQMPLEKWTGGGLDALRLSEAVNRRGEVEAMARDIRRLCREENLRWREIGILLRDSNAYGDLVERVLGDFEIPFFSDRKRCPVHHPLAELLRSALEAVGRWHYEALFRCFKTDFFAPCRDEIDRLENYVLEFGIQGRQRWLGEEGWTFWRRLSLDEDRELDEDRAEYLLELNRIRLLAAAPLGRFDAAMGKAATVAERTEALYGLLETLNVAETLIAWADRAESDGRLEEALEHRQLWEHVVELLEQLVETCGEQAMNLEEYAALVGDGLEAMRLSLIPPGLDYVTVVSLEETSLTNLKVAYVPGVNEGVLPMRSKGEGLLSDAERAVLLDAGLELGTGVQGDVFAEQFLVYTALTRASHRVCLSYPLSDEEGKGLAPSPLIARLRQISGVPLLALPAEAIGEAALSYVEQPQRAISAMGGALRACLEGEELGALWRDVYNWALPKQEMQRPLRQALAGLFYRNEAEALTKEQARPLYMESGRRLRGSVTRFESFRSCPFQHFARYGLKLKERQVFKLAAPDLGQFFHAALKNFGLQLQAEKRDWGSVQEEECGALVGKIVEELAPRLQNEILFSSGRHRHLLQRLTRTVERAVRRLVEFDRVSSFKPAALEKSFGSGPDSFPPLVYMLSGDVALEVVGQIDRLDVARAKTDGQQFLLVIDYKSGGAWIKPADVYHGLRLQLLTYLLVALRAYPESLPAGVLYYFLRSPSLSGDGPLAAAEIERQLNQMLKMPGWVVAEPEVVNLLDGAMQGRSEFLKLALKADGSFYADCLPYVKSEEEFTAWLAHVESLVVETAQQILQGDIAISPYQLGDATPCGYCPYDSVCQFDQRLPENRYRRLAEQVPTPAAAGKEMEEKDGEDR
- a CDS encoding methyl-accepting chemotaxis protein, with the translated sequence MFLNKLTDSLQRRLILLLVLFALLPAAVTGIAASYLSASQARQSFSQSNAMAAKQLSDQLEQKLTDAKGLMLTTAAAIGRANSGRPLDAAVIQATLLEMQKANPQFELIYANDTTGMQIAKTSGQLRNQFGRPGFTTTMQGKTFFTDSYISVSTQSPTITVYTPLRDNRGNIIGTLGADISLASVAEMASDIKIGKTGYVDVVDSKGILIAHPDMERVKKSDAVGDAPYVADLLQGHRGEKSVTATTGVPALAAYAPVEQYGWGVITYLPETEIRKAILTSLATTAFLTLLAVLLAAATAYFAARNITVPLASLANSAQLLASGDLSHSITIQGVREIRDLGTSLQAMENSFRAILQSITASAEQVAASSEELTAHAEQSSQTSHSVANSITQVAADSERQMTAVEEASRIVQTMSDNIRQIAQNSNDVASSSDRTATLARQGGSAVDSAVNQMQSIQSSVSATSQIVTQLGARSQEIGQIVDTIAGLASQTNLLALNAAIEAARAGEQGRGFAVVAEEVRKLAEQSALAAKQISTLIAGIQQETAEAVTAMDAGTKEVSVGTEVVSKAGSSFLEIVNAVDQMSAQVQGISAAIQELASGSTQMVHTISDIESASQATASQAQSVSAATQQQSASVQEISHASLDLARMAEALQEAVHRFRM
- the rocF gene encoding arginase, giving the protein MKKDVSILGMPMWLGQTKFGTNLGPSTMRTAGLADRLRQLGLTVEDEGNVPVGFAGQFKTVGESSKNVKTIAKSSERLAAKVSDILKQERFPLVLGGDHSIAIGSLAGVASQVKNLGVIWYDAHADMNTPETSPSGNVHGMPLAASMGLGNRELVNVGGFREKVKAENIVLIGARDLDPGEVALIKERNIRVYDPSDVKRLGIARVIEEAVEFLARKCDGIHLSFDVDGIDPQEIPGVGTPVPGGISYIDSLLAVQMLGRCEKLVSAEFVEVNPLLEQGDATARLTVDLIAAFCGESIRPKLAKPVREEQSAIS